The following nucleotide sequence is from Ferruginibacter lapsinanis.
CAATGCAGATACGCCTAATCCACCTGCCGGATTAATTGAGAAAGATAACGACGGAAACCCAACAGGTTTATTGGTTGCAGAACCAAACGCATTTATTTTATATTCTACACTATCAAAACTTCCTGAACTTACCATCGATGAAAAAATAAATTCTACCCTGCAATACATGACGGAATTAAACCGCCTGGGTGTAACAGCTGTTATGGACGCAGGTGGCGGCTTCCAGAATTTCCCTGATGATTATAAGATCACAGATTCATTGAATAACCTTGGCAAAATAACTGTTCGTCTTCCGTATTTTTTATTTGCACAAAAAAAAGGAACAGAGTTGATCGATTATACCAAATGGACAAGCATGGTGGAAATAGATGACCACGGACATAATGGGAAAAATGATATTGATTATCATGTAGAAGGCGGTGGCGAAAACTTAGTGGCGGATGCAGCAGACTTTGAAAACTTTTTATTTCCCCGGCCTGAATTGCCTGCTACAATGGAGAGCAGTTTAAAATCCGTATTGCAATTGCTGGTTAAAAACCGTTGGCCTTTCCGCATACATGCCACATACAACGAAAGTATAACAAGAGATCTGGATGTGATTGAAGCAGTGAATAAAGAAACGCCTTTGAACGGATTAGTTTGGTTTTTTGACCATGCCGAAACAATAACAGAGGCTAACCTGCTACGTATTAAAACATTGGGTGGCGGAATAGCTGTGCAACATCGTATGGCTTACCAAGGAGAAAGCTTTATTCATCGTTATGGGAAAAAAGCGGCACTGGCTGTGCCTCCTATAAAAAGAATGCTAGAGCTTGGTTTACCTGTTAGCCTCGGTACAGACGGAACAAGGGTGGCAAGTTACAATCCATGGATTGCACTATATTGGGTAACTACTGGTAAAACAATTGGTGGCGCACAGGTAATGGCAAAAGAAAATACATTAGACAGGAAAACCGCTCTGCAATTATTTTCTTACTGTGGCTATAACTTGATAAAAGAAAAATTGAAAGGTAAAATCGAAAAAGGTTACTATGCTGACCTAGTGATTTTAGACAAAGATTATTTTTCTGTGGATGAAGAATTGATAAAATCAATTACCTCAAAACTAACTATTGTAGATGGTAAAGTGGTATATGGAAATGAAGAATATAAAAATGTGGCTCCCATTGCATTACCTGTAATTCCTGCATGGAGTCCTGTAAAATATTATGGTGGGTATCAAAAATAAAACCATTGCATTGTGGGTTTATTTACACAGTTGGCTTTTTCGCCCATACTTGCCGTAACGTTAACCGGCTATTTCATGGTACACTTTCATGATGCAGCATTCGTAAAAACCACGCTTTACATGTATAGCTTGTAGTATTTACTAATCTTGTTTTTGGGTGCAGGGAAATATTCTTTCTACAATTTAATTTATAAAAATTTAATTAATGAAAATAATAGCATTTGGAGCTTCATACAGCAAAGACTCTATCAACAAAAAACTGGCAGCTTTTGCCGCATCTTATTTCCCTAATGAAAAAACGGAAATAATAGATTTAAATAATTATCCTCTACCATTGTTTACAGTAGATGCAGAAAAAGAAATAGGACAACCACAGGCGGCAAAAGATTTTTTAAATAAAATTTCAACGGCAGGTATATTGATTATTTCAGTAGCCGAACATAACGGCTCTTATACAACTGCGTTTAAAAATTTATTTGACTGGGCTTCGAGAATTAATCTAAAGATGTTTGAAGGCAAAAAACTTTTGTTGCTGGCAACTGCCCCCGGCCCAAGGGGAGGGATATCTGCATTAGAAGCAGCCGTAGCTCGTTTCCCTATTCATGGAGCGGAAATAATTGGCTCTTTTTCCTTGCCAAAGTTTGCGGAAAATTTCTCCGAAAAAAAAGGAATTATTAATGAAGGGCTAAAAGCATCTTTTGATGAACTGATGAATAAAGTATTATTACTTCAAACGCCGATAAACGCATAAAGCCTGATGAAAAGATTATTGTTATTACTTCTGCCTATTTTAATAAAAACAACAGCAATGGCGCAGAAGCTTCCTGCATTCAAACTATTGCGGTATGATGAAGATTATTCTTTTTTAAAGAACGATTCCTCAAAAAACATTTATACCAAACTAAAATTTGTGCCTTTGTCTGTAAGCAAAAAAAACTATATCAGTTTTGGAGGTGAAATTCGTTATCAATATTTCTATGCCAAAAATGAAACTTGGGGTGATGACCCAGAGGATCATGACGGCTATGTACTAACAAGATGGCTGACAAATGCTGATATTCATTCAGGAAAATATTTCAGGACGTTTGTACAACTGCAAAGCAGCCTCGCCAATAGCAAAACAGGAGCAAGCCCGGTTGAAAATAATCCTTTAGATTTGCACCAGGCTTTTATTGACATTAATCCACTTGTTTCAGAAAAATCAAAACTCACATTCAGGATTGGAAGGCAGGAATTATTGTATGGCTCACAAAGAATTGTTGCTGTAAGGGACGGACCAAATAACCGGCAGTCGTTTGATGCACTCCGTTCCATTTTTACCTCAGGCAATTACAGGGTTGATGTTTTTTTCAGCCATTATGTAGCAGCAAAACCAAAAATATTTGATGATGGCTTCAATAAAAATACTGAATTGTGGGGAGTATATCTTGTAAGGAGTAAATTACCAGTTATAAAAAACATTGACCTGTATTATCTTGGCTTATGGAAAAAAAATACTGCATTCAATATTGGTAAAGGAAAAGAATTAAGACATTCCATCGGCACAAGGATATGGAGCAGCAAAAATAATTGGAAGTATGATGTAGAAACATTGTACCAGTTTGGAAAATTTACTGATAAAAATATTACTGCATGGACCGCATCTGTGAGTACTTCGTATCTATTCTGTGCTGCAAAATTTAAACCTGAGCTTGGCTTAAAAACAGAACTCATCAGTGGCGATAAAAACAAAACCGACAACAAACTGCAAACGTTCAACCCCATCTATCCCCGTGGTGCTTATTTTGGATTAGCTGCATTGATCGGTGCCGCAAACCTTATTGATGTGCATCCGTCCATATCATTTGAATTATCAGAAAAACTAAGGTTAGATATTGATAATGATATTTTTTGGAGATATACACACAATGATGGTTTGTATGCCGTGAATATGACTTTGATCTACCCCGATGCTAATACCATCGAAACAAAAATTGGCAACCAACTTACGAGCGGATTGATTTATACGCCTAATGGCTTTTTATATTTACGTGGGGAATTTACATGGTTTAAAGCTGGCCGTTATTTAAAAACCGTGGGTGCAGGAAAAGACATTTTGTTTACAGGCTTTACAGTGCAATTGAAATTTTAAAAAACTAGAAACACAAAAAAATATCGGCCTGTTCACATTTTTGCTGACAGTTGTAGCCCACTTTGTGCATCCCGAACCGCAGTTGATTAAAAATATTAAAGAACAAGATAACAAACAAAAGCCCAGTGATGTTTGTTACGTAGAGATAATGCACAATAGGAAGTTATTATCTATTTTGTATTGTTTATAGTGCCAATGACAGTTTACTATTTTTGTTTTATTCCTCATTAATTTAATGCTAAGATCGGAAATTACCATTTGGTCTTCTGTCAGTTCCAGATGCTATCTGAAAACATCCAACCACCATCCCGAAACTTCCAGATTACACATGGAAACTTCCAACCGCTATTGTGAAACTTCCGGGTAAGGTTTCTGTAAGTAGATATACCAAACCGTTAGTTCTAAATAACTTCCGAAAAAATTTATTACTCCTTCAACCTTTTATAAACCATTTTTCAACTTACTTGCTTATAAAACACTCATCGCACTTTTAAATTCTTCAATTATGGCAAGGGCTATTAAAATTAGAGTTCCAATTCCTGAAAATGTGGGGGCGATCATCAAACTGTCTGAAAACATTTACACTAAACATACGGCGATGGGAGCTGATAGTCCGCAAAAAGCAATGGAAGATCATGATTGGATTGTATCCTATCCGAATGCTGTAAAATCTGCACAATTACATAAGAAAGCTGAAGAAGCAAAAAAAGAAATGGGAAAAGATTATCCCGACAGAGATCTATTGATCGGTGAATTAGACTCTATCAATAAAGCAAGCAGAAATGTACTGACCGGTATCTATAGTAAAAATGAAACGTGTAGAAGATTGGGGTTTTACAACTGATGATATACCGAAACAAAAAAAGAAAACTAAACAACCATAATTTGTAAAGGACTATAGTTTTATTAACTACAGTCCTTTTTCGTAATACTTACAATACCGGATGCCTTTTAAACTCCTTCGTTCTGTCAAACAAATACCGATAGGTAGTGAGGTTGCGGCTGCGGTAAGTCTCTCCCAGGCTTTCGGCAATATTGATCATTTTAGGATTAAAATCTCCGATCCACTGCATTTCATATTGTGTATAGGTACAGGCATCTGTTTGTAAATGCTTTGTAGCAGATTCTCCGATAATAAAAGCATCAATACCCTTTCCATGCCATTCCGGAACCACACCAAATACGATCCCGGTAAATTTTTTATTGGGCTTGAATGTCTTAACCCACAAGAATTTCAGTTTTTGCAGTAGTCCGAATTTACCTCCCAAATATTTGAACCATTGGTTCAGGTCGGGCAAATTTACAAACATGGCAATCGGCTCATTTTTGTGATACGCAAACCAAATGATCTTTTCATCCATCACCGGTTTCATTTGCCTGAATAAAATTACAGCCTGCTCTTTCGACATTTGTTTTAAACCGCCATGCCCTGCCCATGCCTTGTTATATACAGTAACAAAATCTTCGGCAAATTTTTCTAACTGATCTTTTTTGATGTGTTGAGAACTGAAGTTTGGATCGCTTGCATATACCGCATGACGATCGTGAATTTTTTTTAGCAACGGACTTTTAGGATCCATGCCAAAACATATCTGATTAAAGAAAACCTGAAAACCATAATTTTCAAACAACTCCACGTAATAAGGTGGATTGTAATTCATGCAATACAACGGTTCTTCAAAACCTTTGGTTACCATTCCCCACCACCTGTCTCTTTCTCCAAAATTGATAGGACCATCCATCGCTTCCATACCATGTTGTATCAGCCAGTGTTTGGCGTTATCTAATAAAAGATCTGCCGCATCCTGATCATTGATGCATTCAAAAAAACCAATGCCGCCTACCGGCACATCATCTCCTTTAGTTTTATATTTTTTATTGACAAATGCGGCGATTCTGCCGATCAATTTCCCTTCATCATCTTTCAGTATCCAGCGCTCGATCTCTCCCGAACGAAAAGCTTTGTTCTTATTTTTATCAAAAACCTGGTTAATGTCTTTATCTAAAGGACGTATCCATTTAGGATCGTTTTTGTACAACTCTACAGCCACCTGCAAAAACTCTTTTTGTCCTTTCGTATCGTTTACGGGAATCAATTGCATGCAGCAAATTTAAGGATATTGGGAAAAGCGGGGTAATGAGAAAATGTAAGATCTTCAAAAACAGTCAGGCCCTCAATACAAATTGTTTACACTTCCTCTGCCAGCATTGCATTAATAGAAGCCGCACTTCTTCTGCCTTCACCCATTGCCAATATAACAGTAGCAGCACCCAATACAATATCGCCGCCGGCAAAAATTCTTTTCATAGAGGTTTGCTGTGTTTCGTCTACAGTAATATTGCCTCTTTTATTAACTGCCAGTTGTGGTGTAGTTTGACTGATGAGTGGATTGCTGCCATTGCCTACCGCTACAATTACCGTATCAACATCCAGTATAAATTCGCTGCCAGGTATTTGCACCGGTGATCTCCTTCCGGATGCATCGGGTTCTCCCAATTCGTATTGCACACATTCAATGCCATTCACACGGCCGCTTTCATCACCCAATATTTTCTTTGCATTCTTAAGTAACAAAAATTCCACGCCTTCTTCTCTTGCATGCAACACTTCTTCTTTTCTTGCAGGCATTTCGGCTTCACCTCTGCGGTATACTACAAATACTTTTTCTGCTCCCAAACGTTTAGCCATTCTTGCAGCATCCATCGCCACATTACCACCACCTAATACTGCCACATTTTTTGATGGATAAATAGGCGTGTCTGCCTTTCTATCAAAAGCCTTCATCAGGTTGATACGGGTAAGATATTCGTTGGCCGCAAAAACACCGATCAGGTTCTCTCCTTCAATACCCATAAAAACAGGAAGCCCTGCACCTGTACCAATGAACACCGCATCATAGCCATCTTTATCTATCAGGTCAGTTAATTTCCTGGTACGACCTACCACAAAATTTGCTTTTATTTCTACCCCCATTGCTGCAAGGGTTTCTATTTCTTTATCAATGATATCGTTAGGCAATCTAAATTCGGGTATGCCATACCGTAATACACCACCCAATTTATGAAATGCTTCAAAAATTGTAACATGATGTCCTTCTCTTCTGCAATCTGCCGCTACTACCAACCCTGCAGGGCCACTACCCACTACCGCCACTTTTTTTCCGGTGGCCGGTTTTACAGAAGGGATCACAATTTTATCGTTAATGCGTTCCCAGTCTGCAACAAAACGTTCTAGTCGACCGATAGCTACTGAACTGTCAATATCCTTCAATGATTTACCAAGCGTACAATGCAGCTGGCATTGTTTTTCCTGCGGACAAACACGACCACAAACAGCAGGCAACAGCGTTGTTTGTTTTACCACCGCAATCGCTTGTTCTATTTCGCCTTTGGCGATATGATCTATAAAACGAGGTATATCTATTTTAACCGGGCAGCCTTCCATGCAATTCTTTTTGGCGCATTGCAAACAGCGATAGGCTTCTACCTGCGCCTGCTCAAAACTATAGCCGAGTGCTACCTCTTCCATATTATGCGAACGCAATTCGGGATCCTGCACGGGCATATCCTGCGATGGTATCTTTTGTCTTTCTTTTACTTTTAAGGTGGCGGCTCTGGCCGAATATTCATTTAACAATGATTCAGCTTCTTCCTGTAATTCTTTGGCAGTTCTGTAACTCATAATGCTTCCTCTTTTAAACTGTTGTTATATGCTTTTTCAACAAAACATTTATAATGGGTTCTTTCAATGTCTTTGTAAGCACTCAGTCTTGCCATCATATTATCGAAGTCAACCAAATGCCCATCAAACTCAGGGCCATCTACACAAACAAATTTTACTTCCTTGCCTACGTTCACTCTGCAACCGCCGCACATACCCGTGCCATCTACCATGATAGTGTTTAAAGACACTTGTGTAAATACATTGTACGGCCTGGTTGTTTCTGAACAGAATTTCATCATCACCGGCGGACCGATAGCAATAACGATATCCGGTTTTGTTTCTCTTTCGCACAACTCTTTTAAAGGTGCTGTAACCAATGCTTTTATTCCGGCTGATCCATCATCGGTACAAATAATCAATTCATCGGCAATAACCCTCATTTGTTCTTCCAGAATAACGAGTTCTTTTGTTCTTGCACCAATGATGATGGTAACATGATTGCCTGCTTTTTTTAATGCCTGCGCTATAGGATGCATAGGTGCTACACCAATGCCACCACATACACAAACAGCACGACCAAAATTTTCAATATGTGTAGGCTTACCTAACGGACCAAGCAGCGCCGGTAACTCATCACCTACGTTAAAGGTGGCTAAATGTTTGGTGGTCTTTCCTACTACCTGGAAGATGATAGTGATAGAACCTTCTACCGTATCGGCATCTGCAATGGTAAGCGGAATACGTTCGCCATAATCATCATCGGTTTGTAAAATAATAAATTGCCCTGCCTGTCTTTCTTCGGCTATTAGTGGCGCATGAATACGCATTAGAAATACATCCTGCGAAAGCTGTTGCTTAAAAAGTATGTTGTTCATGTTTTTGATAGGTTGTCGGGCACAAACCTATTTTATTAAACACTTAAATAATATGACGAATGTTTGTCAAAAAGCAGAAAAAAATCATGATTTTAAAATGGCAACGTTGCCGGAAGTGGATGGAGGAAAAAAGTTTTCTTGATTAGCCTAAAAGGTCATGCAAGCGCCAGACTTTTTTTGTGTCTATCTGTTATCACATCAACAGTATACATTAATAATTTGTTGGCTGCAGAATAGACTGATGCGCTACCTATTGGCCGTTGATGGTGGCTTACCAACAATGGCGGAAGTAATAATATTTCTAACAGTAACGGATGGGTAATATTCAGAGAATAATATTATACTATCCAATAATTTTTAACGCACTATTTGATACTCTCCAATTTTTTATATACCATTGTATTCTTAACTAACCTTATAATAAAAAAAACATGGAACAACAAAATGTTCAGGCATCATCGAATGCTTACAAAACTTTTGGTATCATCAGTTTAATTCTGGGTATCATCGCATTTATTTTTTCTTTTATCCCTTGCCTGGGAACCTTCGCCGTAATTCCCGGTATTTTAGGAATTATACTTGGAATTGTTGGCTTTGTGATGGCTAACAAAGTTAACGGCGGCAAGGGTATGGTTATTGCCGGCATCATTCTATCCATATTGGGTACATCTGTTGCTTCATGGCAAGCAAAAAAAATGAGTGATCTAAGTAAAGTATTACAAGATTCTACTCAAATGAATCAACTTAAAAATTCCATGGATTCAATAAAAAATGCAATGGAATCACTTACCCCGGTAGATTCAGTGGGAACAGTTGACTCTGTTAATGTACAAGATTCAGTAGCTCAATAAATTATTATTGAATAACAAAACCTATTTTTTATTCAATTGCATTTGGGCCGGCATAATAATATTGATATTATTTTATGCCGGCTTTTTTGCTTACAGTAATCATGCTGTGCAGTGTGTGTATAAACAAACTACCGGCATGGACTGTACTACCTGTGGCCTCACAAGAGCATTTCATCATATCCTGATTGGTAATTTTAAAGAAGCAACCAGACTCAATGGTTTATCACTGCAATTGTTTGCTTTCTTCGGCATACAATTAATGGCAAGGATTTTTTTATTTTTCTATTTTAAGAAACAACAATTCTATCCCCGATATTTTCTCGCTGTAGATATTACATTCTCGATCTTTTTATTCATCGGCTGTTTTTTCCCTCTTATTGCTGCAATTTTTAATTAAGCATAGAGAAAGCGATAGACGGCAGACACATTCTTCTGCAGGCGTAATCGAAGGCACAGATACGCCAGGCTGCTTAGCTGTGCTGCATATCTGCGCTAGTGAGGGAGTAAGACTCAATCTTGTTGATGAAATTACTCATTTGCTCCATTAGGCTGTATAAACGATATCACATCTGATTGGATGGAAACATTGCCGGTTTCATCAACAAGATTAAATCTTACCTCATATTCATCATTATCATTTTTGCTCTCTTTTGTAAACTCAAATTCACCCCAACACATATTATGACCTAATTCAAATAGGCCATTACTACTCTGTAAATAGCATGTTTTTTCAATACCGGTTCGTTTATTTTTAACTATAGTTTTGATCAGCTGTTCAATAGGTTCAATAGGTTCAAAACTAAAAATTGTTTTTACTTCCGGCCCACAACCATACCCTATATATATTTTCCTGATCAATGTTGGTTGCTTCTGCCAAACGGGAGCATTACCAGATCTATTAACCGCTTTCCATTTAATGGCAACATCTTTTTGCTGTTCAAAGTCCCTGCCGGTGAATTTTGTAATTTTCTTTGCTCTATCTACTTCTATCAACTCATATTCTTCACCTTCAATTAACTTAGAGGAAGGTGTTAAGACGATCTGCATAAAATTTAATCCGCCATTACAAACCTGTGTAACCAATAATAGAATTCTATTTTTTGTCTTTGTTGACTGCAAATAAATTTTATATTTTGAACCAATAGCATTTCCATAGCTTGAATCACCGGTATTAATTATTACAATTGAATGATTACTTATTAATTTCCCACAAGGCCATACACAGCTGGTTTGATAACCTAAACAATCTGCTTTGGCAATGGTGATAAAAAAAGACAGAACAGTGATGATGAAAATTTTTTTCATAAAACGAAAGCAATAAAATATTGACAACAAAAATACATTTAATTTCATGCAGGAGCAAGACTCAGCCTTGTGTCCTCATATTTCTGAGTCAACAATAAACATTGGTAACTCCCATGCAGTATGACAGAGTCCTATACATCTGGAAGAGGGTTAAACAACAACACAGTAAATCATGGAAACTAAGTATAAATTAGTATTAAGTATTTTTTTGATTTTGAATGCTAACGCTTTTTCTCAGTCTGAAAAAACTGATTGGTCTTTGATTATAAAGACTAATAGCACATGTAAAGTGTTAACAGAATATGAAATGGGGCATCACCAAGACAGAGACGATGGATTGCATTTAAGGTTTTTTGATTCTGCTAGAACAAAGATTTATAAGAGTTTCTATATGCGAAATAGATATTTGAATGGATTATCTTCAACATATAATAAAGAGGGAATTTTAATTAAACTGGAAAATTATAAAGATAGTTTAGAAGATGGCTTTTTTTATTATTGGAATAACAAGGGAATATTAGTAAAAAAAGAATTTTGGGAACAAGGAACTTTAAAAAAACATTGGACATATAAATAAACTGTCAATACGTTACTAAACTAACAATAAATATTAATAACTCGACGACAGCAAGACAGACTGATATGTCTATTGGAAGTTATTGGCGGCGACCAACAACGGCGAAGTGCGGAAGCATTTGTCTTTAAATGAATAAATTACTATGAAGTCCAAATTCTGATTTTCTCTTTTTTTCTATGTGTTTAATAACTTCATTCTTTGATTTAAATTCTGGAAAACCATAGCCAGTCCATATGTCTATGATTTTATCACCTTGTAATTTGAGAAGAAGTATTGTTGTTGATTCTCCAAGACCACCCGTTAAATATGTAATAAGAAAAATGTCTTTGCTTTGAGAAAAGAACAGCAATTTCCTTCGAGGCAATTTTTTAGATGATGTACAGCAACATCTATATTCTTCGTTCGGATTTGCTATAGAAAAACTGTCTTTTGTCAAACAGTCAAGTTGTTGTTTAATTGCCTGAGGAATTTGTTTTTTATTCGTAAATGTTTGAAAAGTCTGTAATTGCAAATCTGAAAGAAAGCTGTCTAAATTTTCGTCTAAAAATATTTTGGTTGTGTCAACAGTAATACCACAATCGTTTTGTCCGAAAGAGCTATAGGGGAGCACCAAAAAAAGGAAAAAGATAAAATAATTAGTCTTTGTCATATTTACTAAATTGGAAGAGAATTTAGGATCTATCACCTAAATTACCTAAAGCTACAGGATGGTTCCATCTTTTTTCATGTATTAAATTCAAGCCATTGGGATGAGCAGTCATTTATTTTATTATATTTTGAAGAATGAAAAATAAGCATGATCCTATACCTATTTTTTATTTTTAAAGGGCAAAATATATTCTTTTGTCCGATTTTCTTTTGCCCTTTATTTAAGTAATCAAATAATATCTCTCGATATGGGTCCAATGAAAGTGCACAAATTTGCGTAACAAACTCTCTCTTCTGTTCATCAAAAACTTGTACGACATACTGAATATCTGAAGTAACACTTTCTGATACAAAAAGGCAAGCAGGAATTCTTGTTTTTTTTCTGGAAAAGGACCTAATCTCATAACTGAATGATATCTGATTGTTTTGAACATCCTTTGCTATTGAATCTATTGAAATAGTCAAGGATGAATGATGTTCATTATGTTGAGCAGTTAAGTTTACGGAGTAAATTAAAGCTATACATATTAATAATTTAGTCTTCATTTTTCATTCTTCTTTCAAATTTAATACAATATCCTATCAGAACAACCCAATCTGGTCACCAGCACCCCTTAACCCTTCCTGAACTATCCGCTTACCCCTTGGGTAACTGGTAACAACCCCTTAATGAAGGGGGTGCTAACCCGTTGGGTAACGGGTACATTACCCCTTTGGAACGACCTGGTTTACCGTTGAGTAACGGGTAAGTTTGCCTTAAGTTAAGGGTAACTTACCCGTTGGGTATGGGGTAAGCGACCCCTTCTGAACTAGTCGCTTACCGGTATAATAACGGGTAATCAACGCTTACACTAAGGGTTAACGAATAGGTTTGAACGGGCAGGCACCCCCTACTCCACAATTAACGCTCAATAGTAGTTCCATAGTTGAACGGAGCCTTTCGTAACCTCATGATAAACTCCGCCATCGCAGCCCAATCGGGGCTCAAAAGCCTATTACAAAAAAATCGATATTGTATTTCAAAATCCCGATTTCAACCCTTACCTTTGCGGCCTGAAACGAAGCGGCACATGCCAAATCGTAAATCGTAAATCTAAATTCGTAAATAGAATAT
It contains:
- the gltA gene encoding NADPH-dependent glutamate synthase codes for the protein MSYRTAKELQEEAESLLNEYSARAATLKVKERQKIPSQDMPVQDPELRSHNMEEVALGYSFEQAQVEAYRCLQCAKKNCMEGCPVKIDIPRFIDHIAKGEIEQAIAVVKQTTLLPAVCGRVCPQEKQCQLHCTLGKSLKDIDSSVAIGRLERFVADWERINDKIVIPSVKPATGKKVAVVGSGPAGLVVAADCRREGHHVTIFEAFHKLGGVLRYGIPEFRLPNDIIDKEIETLAAMGVEIKANFVVGRTRKLTDLIDKDGYDAVFIGTGAGLPVFMGIEGENLIGVFAANEYLTRINLMKAFDRKADTPIYPSKNVAVLGGGNVAMDAARMAKRLGAEKVFVVYRRGEAEMPARKEEVLHAREEGVEFLLLKNAKKILGDESGRVNGIECVQYELGEPDASGRRSPVQIPGSEFILDVDTVIVAVGNGSNPLISQTTPQLAVNKRGNITVDETQQTSMKRIFAGGDIVLGAATVILAMGEGRRSAASINAMLAEEV
- a CDS encoding alginate export family protein — protein: MKRLLLLLLPILIKTTAMAQKLPAFKLLRYDEDYSFLKNDSSKNIYTKLKFVPLSVSKKNYISFGGEIRYQYFYAKNETWGDDPEDHDGYVLTRWLTNADIHSGKYFRTFVQLQSSLANSKTGASPVENNPLDLHQAFIDINPLVSEKSKLTFRIGRQELLYGSQRIVAVRDGPNNRQSFDALRSIFTSGNYRVDVFFSHYVAAKPKIFDDGFNKNTELWGVYLVRSKLPVIKNIDLYYLGLWKKNTAFNIGKGKELRHSIGTRIWSSKNNWKYDVETLYQFGKFTDKNITAWTASVSTSYLFCAAKFKPELGLKTELISGDKNKTDNKLQTFNPIYPRGAYFGLAALIGAANLIDVHPSISFELSEKLRLDIDNDIFWRYTHNDGLYAVNMTLIYPDANTIETKIGNQLTSGLIYTPNGFLYLRGEFTWFKAGRYLKTVGAGKDILFTGFTVQLKF
- a CDS encoding NADPH-dependent FMN reductase → MKIIAFGASYSKDSINKKLAAFAASYFPNEKTEIIDLNNYPLPLFTVDAEKEIGQPQAAKDFLNKISTAGILIISVAEHNGSYTTAFKNLFDWASRINLKMFEGKKLLLLATAPGPRGGISALEAAVARFPIHGAEIIGSFSLPKFAENFSEKKGIINEGLKASFDELMNKVLLLQTPINA
- a CDS encoding sulfide/dihydroorotate dehydrogenase-like FAD/NAD-binding protein produces the protein MNNILFKQQLSQDVFLMRIHAPLIAEERQAGQFIILQTDDDYGERIPLTIADADTVEGSITIIFQVVGKTTKHLATFNVGDELPALLGPLGKPTHIENFGRAVCVCGGIGVAPMHPIAQALKKAGNHVTIIIGARTKELVILEEQMRVIADELIICTDDGSAGIKALVTAPLKELCERETKPDIVIAIGPPVMMKFCSETTRPYNVFTQVSLNTIMVDGTGMCGGCRVNVGKEVKFVCVDGPEFDGHLVDFDNMMARLSAYKDIERTHYKCFVEKAYNNSLKEEAL
- a CDS encoding DUF2752 domain-containing protein translates to MYKQTTGMDCTTCGLTRAFHHILIGNFKEATRLNGLSLQLFAFFGIQLMARIFLFFYFKKQQFYPRYFLAVDITFSIFLFIGCFFPLIAAIFN
- a CDS encoding amidohydrolase; its protein translation is MKHIFSFLLSVTFAIIGNAHAQKADIIIINGKITTLDVNNSEVEAVAIAGNKVIQTGSNAQALKLKGKQTKIIDAKGSRVIPGLFDSHLHVIRGGRFYNTELRWDGVSSLKKALQMLKEQAQRTPEGQWVRVVGGWNEYQFKEKRLPTLEEINEATGNVPTFILYLYGKAWLNKAGIKKLNINADTPNPPAGLIEKDNDGNPTGLLVAEPNAFILYSTLSKLPELTIDEKINSTLQYMTELNRLGVTAVMDAGGGFQNFPDDYKITDSLNNLGKITVRLPYFLFAQKKGTELIDYTKWTSMVEIDDHGHNGKNDIDYHVEGGGENLVADAADFENFLFPRPELPATMESSLKSVLQLLVKNRWPFRIHATYNESITRDLDVIEAVNKETPLNGLVWFFDHAETITEANLLRIKTLGGGIAVQHRMAYQGESFIHRYGKKAALAVPPIKRMLELGLPVSLGTDGTRVASYNPWIALYWVTTGKTIGGAQVMAKENTLDRKTALQLFSYCGYNLIKEKLKGKIEKGYYADLVILDKDYFSVDEELIKSITSKLTIVDGKVVYGNEEYKNVAPIALPVIPAWSPVKYYGGYQK
- a CDS encoding DUF4190 domain-containing protein — protein: MEQQNVQASSNAYKTFGIISLILGIIAFIFSFIPCLGTFAVIPGILGIILGIVGFVMANKVNGGKGMVIAGIILSILGTSVASWQAKKMSDLSKVLQDSTQMNQLKNSMDSIKNAMESLTPVDSVGTVDSVNVQDSVAQ